ATTTACACTGCTTATTGTGTCGAACGTACACTTTCTAGTTACTCCTTATTTCCATtacatatatttgtttacattttaattcagctttttttttttttaagtctataaGGAACAGGTCTGTATTTCATCCCATGGTTAGAAAGAGTTTCTTCTTACTTGCTAATGGCATTCTTTAGATACTGCTGCAGCCATTTGGTCTTGGGGTTGATGCAGACCTCTCTGTTGTTCTTCAGCTTGGCACTGGtaatgagagtgagagagaagaaGGGATTTGTTTCAGACCAGAGCAAAAGACAGACTAGTTTTCTCCCTCGGTGTGTTTTAGCAGATCATATCAGCTGTCCGTCATGGACTACATTTCAGCCCCTCTATTCTTCTGTACTGCCAGAGTCACTGCACTTCATCAGATATCAGGACTGAATTAGACCAGGTTTGTAAGGACAGTGTTGTGCTGTCTGGAAGTTCGGGAGTTTTGATGATTTCGGAAGATTCTGACTGGGATTCCCAGCACTGTACATGAGCATAAAATGTATCTAAGTAacagtttttcagtttttctaatGAAAACAAATGGATACTGTGTCAGtacactaaatatttaaataatattcaaatgaaCATTCCAATTCCTatagaattttaaataatttaattatctgATTCTGCTACTAAccaaacacttttaaaatagCAGAGAAACTCTATTGTGGATTGATTTTCTTTAGCTATCAGAGCAAATGGAAACACAAACATTATATTTGTTGTAGTTTCTATTCACTACTCTACAAATTTGCTATGACAACTTCTGCTTTTGAAtgccttatgaaaattaaccatggttttactacaaataaaattgaGAAAACACGGTTAGAGTTAAACTATAGTAACCACAAATTAATCATGGCTTTGCTACACTAACTATGGTTTAACAATGGTATTTGTGGGAAGActgtagtaaaactatggttatgCAAATTAATATGCcccccaaaacaacaacaacacattgttacgacacttttactataataaaaccatagtGAATTTTCATAAGGGAAACCTTGGAAATGTGAAAAGTGTCCATCAGTGATCCACAAATGTGAGATTTTTACAtccatatgtatatatttgacaACACTTATGTGTCCTTACAACAAAAGGATCTACAGCGTTGTTTAACAGGATAGTCACAAAGAAGGCAAATTTTGACGTGCAAATATTTTGGTTAATGACATAAAGAAAGTCAAGGGTTTGAAATGCCCTCAAACAGAAATCTTTCTGATTGATATCTGCCCTCCAAATGAGCTTTGGTACAGCCAGGAAGGCCCCCTCAAACGCTTCATTCACCCACACATGGAGAAAACCACGCGAATGACACCCAGACTTCGCACCTCGGTGCCAAAAGGAGTTAGCGGATCATGTTGCCTTTCAAATGGCTATCCGTGTTGCttacacctcacacacacacacacacacacacacacggatctctCAATCTGTCCAGACAAATGGAGCCTGTCGGCGCAGATAAAAGATCCGCTTAGCCTCAGATCTACACACCAATCCTCACAATCAACTTCCCCATCTGTAAGATAAATGAAAACGTAATGCTATCCCTGTTTGTTCCCCGGCGGGATGTCATCCATTGACTTTatctatatttgtttgtttgtgatttgGGCTCTGGGTTAATCTCGCTAGTCTAAACGATGTTTTGAGCGAGTGTGTCGGTGGTCTGGGAGCGAGCCAGCAGGTAGTAATTACCTCACAGCTAGCTAATGCTAACAACAAAATGAGTGATGTGCGTGTCCGTGGGGGGGAAGGGTTGGTGGCTGTCTTTCATCTGGGCCAACGAATCCGAAAGGATTTCTAAACAAGATGTGTGGAAGATGGCAGATTAAAGGTGATTTCCTCCGGCCAGAGTTTGTTCCCCAAATGACCCTCGGCTACATGCTAACCCCTGTAACCCCTATAACCTTGATCCCCCTGTAGCACTTTGGCTTTTTGCCGTCCGACGGGGTACAAATGGTTCGGTTTAATACATTCCAGACCGCTGAAGGATTTCCAAATGCTGGTAAAAATGAAAACGACAAGGTCGCCCGCAACAGAAAGCTAATCATCTTGACCCTTGACAATTATTGTGTCGTGAAAACCTGGGAAAAGTCACTCTCTCGTATTTTCTAATTTGGCTGTTATTCTGTGAACAGTAGAGCACATCGCTAAATTCCCACACCGATTTGACTGGAAATTTGTAACTTTAAGAGCTATTTCTGGCAATGGTTTGCAAAGTGATGGTACTGTACGTAGCCGTGTACAACATACATAACACAGTTTAGCGAGTGTGAGATTGATGGATCTGGAAAGTTGACTCACATGACTTGGAAAGGGCAGCTGGGCGTGTGGAGGAACTTAATCTCACGGATGCTCCTCTGCGGGACGGTGTTGAGAGTG
This DNA window, taken from Carassius auratus strain Wakin chromosome 22, ASM336829v1, whole genome shotgun sequence, encodes the following:
- the cxcl12b gene encoding chemokine (C-X-C motif) ligand 12b (stromal cell-derived factor 1); translation: MDSKVLALVALLAVVIWSPEADAKPISLVERCWCRSTLNTVPQRSIREIKFLHTPSCPFQVIAKLKNNREVCINPKTKWLQQYLKNAISKIKKKRSK